The Glycine soja cultivar W05 chromosome 6, ASM419377v2, whole genome shotgun sequence genome has a window encoding:
- the LOC114415303 gene encoding 14-3-3-like protein codes for MAAAPSPREENVYMAKLAEQAERYEEMVEFMEKVSAAADNEELTVEERNLLSVAYKNVIGARRASWRIISSIEQKEESRGNEDHVSVIRDYRSKIESELSNICDGILKLLDSRLIPSASSGDSKVFYLKMKGDYHRYLAEFKTGAERKEAAESTLSAYKAAQDIANAELPPTHPIRLGLALNFSVFYYEILNSPDRACNLAKQAFDEAIAELDTLGEESYKDSTLIMQLLRDNLTLWTSDMQDDGADEIKEAAPKPDDQ; via the exons ATGGCGGCCGCTCCCTCGCCTCGCGAAGAGAACGTCTACATGGCGAAGCTCGCCGAGCAGGCCGAGCGCTACGAAGAGATGGTGGAGTTCATGGAGAAGGTCTCCGCCGCCGCCGACAACGAGGAACTTACCGTGGAGGAGAGGAACCTCCTCTCCGTCGCCTACAAGAACGTGATCGGAGCGCGCCGCGCCTCGTGGCGCATCATCTCCTCGATCGAGCAGAAGGAGGAGAGCCGCGGCAACGAGGATCACGTCTCCGTCATCCGCGACTACCGATCCAAGATCGAGTCCGAGCTCTCCAACATCTGCGACGGTATCCTCAAGCTCCTCGACTCTCGCCTCATTCCATCCGCTTCCTCCGGCGATTCCAAGGTCTTCTACCTCAAGATGAAGGGAGATTACCACAGATACCTTGCCGAGTTCAAGACCGGCGCCGAGCGTAAGGAGGCTGCCGAGAGCACTCTCTCTGCATACAAAGCCGCACAG GACATTGCGAATGCCGAACTGCCTCCTACTCATCCAATTAGGCTTGGCCTTGCTCTTAACTTTTCTGTATTTTACTACGAAATCCTTAATTCTCCGGATCGTGCCTGCAACCTTGCAAAACAG GCTTTTGATGAAGCTATTGCTGAATTGGATACACTGGGAGAGGAGTCATACAAGGATAGCACTTTGATCATGCAACTCCTTCGTGATAACCTCACACTTTGGACCTCTGACATGCAG GACGATGGAGCAGATGAAATTAAAGAAGCAGCACCGAAACCGGATGaccagtaa